From Micromonospora echinospora:
TGAGCCTGGACGGCTCCACAGTCACCCGGCAGGTCTCCGCGCTCCAGCGCGACGGCCTGATCTCGCGTACCCCCGACCCGGCCGACGGGCGCGGCACGGTGATCTCCGCGACGGCGGCCGGCCTCCAGCGGATGGCCGCCGTGCGGGCGGCCCGTACCCGGCTGTACGGCGACATCCTCGCCGCCTGGCCCGAGGCGGACCGGGAGACGCTCGCGGACATGTTGCACCGCCTCAACGAGGCGCTCGACGCACGCAACCGCCGCCGCTGAGGTGTTAGGAAGGGCCCCTTGTTATGCAGAATGCGTTAACAAGGGGCCCTTCCTTTCACGCGACCGGTTCCGGGGCGGAGTCGGCGCGATCGGCGGAGGCCGTGACGCGCGGATCGCCCTCGTCGGCGAAGTAGTCGTCCGGCGTGGTGCCGTCGGGGCCGTCGGCCACCTTCGCGGCGCGCAGCACCAGCGTGAGCAGCGCGGCCACCACCAGGTTCACCAGCACCGCCACGACGCCCACGTAGATGGTCTTCGGCGTGTCGAAGCCGAACTTCTCCAGCGGGAACGCCGACCCGGCGAAGTGCTTCTTCCCGGTCGCCGGGTTGCCGATCTGGTAGAGCATCCACATGCCCAGGCCCATGCCGGCCGCCCAGCCGGCGATCAGCGCGCCCCTGTGGAACCAGCGGGTGTAGAGGCCCAGCGCCACCGCCGGCAGCGTCTGGAGGATGATCACGCCGCCGATGAGCTGCAGGTCGATGGAGAACTGCGGGTCGAGGAAGACGATGCAGGCCACCGCGCCGACCTTCACCACCAGCGAAGTGATCTTCGAGACGTTCGCCTCCTGCGCCGGGGTGGCGTCCCGCTTCAGGTACTCCTTGTAGATGTTGCGGGTGAACAGGTTCGCCGCCGCGATCGACATGATCGCCGCGGGCACCAGCGCGCCGATGCCGATGGCGGCGTACGCCACCCCGGCGAACCAGTCCGGGAACTGCTGGTCGAACAGCAGCGGCACGACGGTGTTGCCGTCGGTCGTGCCCTCCTTCGCCCCGGGCAGCGGCTTCACGTTCGCCGCGATGGCCATGTAGCCGAGCAGCGCGATCAGCCCCAGCAGCAGGCTGTACGCGGGCAGCGCGGACATGTTCCGCTTGATCACGTCGCGGTTCCGGCTGGCCAGCACACCGGTGATGCTGTGCGGGTAGAGGAACAGCGCCAGCGCCGAGCCGAACGCCAGCGTCACGTACTGGATCTGGTTGTTCTGGTTGAGCAGGATGCCGTCGCCGGGCGCCGGTGACGCCTGGAACTTCGCGTCGGCGGCGTCGAAGATGGCGCCCCAGCCGCCGAGCTTGTACGGCAGCCAGATCACCGCGACCAGGATCACGATGTAGATCAGCGAGTCCTTGACGAACGCGATCAGCGCCGGGGCGCGCAGCCCGGACTGGTACGTGTACGCGGCCAGGATCGCGAACGCGATGATGATCGGCAGGTGCCGGGCCAGCGCGCTGTCCCCGGTGACGCCCATGGTCTTGAGCACCGCCTCGATGCCGACCAGTTGCAGCGCGATGTACGGCATGGTGGCGACGATGCCGGTGATCGCGACCAGCAGCGCCAGGATCGGCGAACCGAACCGGTTGCGGACGAAGTCGGCGGGCGTGACGAAGCCGTGCCGGTGCGAGACCGACCAGAGCCGGCACAGCACCAGGAACACCAGCGGGTAGATGACGATCGTGTACGGCACCGCGAAGAACCCCGCCGCGCCGGCTCCGAAGATCAGCGCCGGGACCGCCACGAACGTGTACGCGGTGTAGAGGTCACCGCCGACCAGGAACCAGGTGATCCAGCCGCCGAAGCTGCGCCCACCCAGTCCCCACTCGTCCAGGTGGGCCATGTCTCGTGGTCTGCGCCACCGGGCCGCCACGAAGCCCATGGCGCTGACCAGCAGGAACAGCAGCGTGAAGACGATGATCTCGGTGAGGTGGTCCCGCCACATCAGCGGTCACCCCGCTTCTTGGTCATCTGGTAGACCAGCGTGGTGGTGGCGACACCCAGCAGGATCCAGGCCAGTTGCAGCCAGTAAAACCGCGGGAAGCCGAACAGCCGGGGCGAGTCGGCGTTGAACAGCGCCGGGATCAGCGGCACCACGATCGGGATGAAGAGCAACCAGTTCCAGGGACTCTTGTCCTTCGCCCTGGATCGCGCCGTGTCGAGCGCCTCCGGTTCCGGTTCGGACATGTGACACCCTCCGGGCATTCGTAGCGGGCCATGTGACGGCCGGAGGCTACGACCCTGTGACGGGGGTCACGTCCGATCGGGTGATGTCGATGCGCTGAACGGCCGCCGGCATGCGCCGAACGGCCGTCACGCGTCCGTGAGGTGCGAGGTGTCGTTGACCGAGCGGACCGCGACGCCGCCGTCCGGGTACAGGTCCAGCACCGAGATGCCCGCGGTGTCCAGGTAGAGCCGGTGCAGGAACGCGTCGCCGGCCGCGAGCGCATCGCGCAGCACCAGCTTGATCGGCGAGACGTGGGAGACCACCACGACCGTCTCCCCCGGGTACGCCGACCGCAGCCGGTCGACGGCCCGCCCGGTGCGCTCGGCGACTGTCACGAACGACTCGCCCCGCGGCGGAGCGACCCGGGTGGAGGCGAGCCAGGCGTCCAGTTCCGCCGCCCAGCGCTCGCGTACCTCGGCGAACGTGTGCCCCTCCCAGACGCCGAAGTCGCATTCGATCAGGTCGTCGTCGGTGCGTACCGGCGGGTTGCCGACCTGGGCGGCGATCGCCTCGGCGGTGGCCGTGCACCGGGACAGCGGCGAGCTGACCACTGCCGCGACGGACGGGGCCAGCGCGGCCACCCGGGCGGCGCTGGCCCGGGCCTGGGCCCGGCCCCGGTCGGTCAGCGGCACGTCGCCCCGGCCGGAGTAGTGCTTCTGCACGGTGCGCTCGGTCTCGCCGTGCCGCACCAGGATCAGCCGGGTGGCCTCCTCGGTCGGGCGCGGCTCCCAGGAGGCGGGCGTGGTGGCCGGGTCGGTGCCGGTGGCCCGGACGACAGCGGCCTCCCGCGCCGCGGCCTTCCCGGCGCCCGCCGGGGCGGCACCCGAGGCGGCGGCGTCCATGGCCGCGTTGGCGAGGGCGTCGGCGTGCCGGTTGCGCTCCCGGGGCACCCAGGTGAACCGTACGGCGGTGAACCGGCTGACCAGCCCCGCCGCCTGGGCGGCGAGCGGACGCAGCCCGGGGTGCTTGATCTGCCAGCGGCCGCACATCTGCTCGACCACCAGCTTGGAGTCCATCCGCGCCTCGACCTCGGCCGCGCCCAGCTCGGCGGCGGCCTCCAGCCCGGCGATCAGGCCCCGGTACTCGGCCACGTTGTTCGTGGCAGTGCCGATCGACTCCGACCGCTCGGCCAGTACCTCGCCGGTCTCCGGGTCCCGGATCACCGCGCCGTAACCGGCCGGGCCGGGGTTGCCCCGGGAGCCGCCGTCGGCCTCGATGACGACCGCGCGCACCGCCACGGCGGCTACAGTCCCGACTCGTTGGTCCGGACCATGATCCGCCGGCACTCCTCACAACGGACCACGTCGTCCGGGTCGGCCTTGCGGATGCGGGCCAGGTCGGCGCCGGACATCTCCAGCCGGCAGCCGCCGCAGCGGCCACCGGTGAGCAGCGCGGCGCCCATGCCGGTGTCCTCGCGGATCTTGTCGTAGAGGCCGACCAGGTCCGAGGGGAGGTCACCGGCGAGCGGCTGGCGGGCGGTGCGCTTGAAATCCTCCTCCTTGGCGATCTCGGCCAGGGTCTCGTCGCGGCGCTGCTCGGTCGCGGCGCGGCGGTCCCGGGCCTCGACGAGCCAGCTCTCGATGCCGTCGAGCACGCCCTGCGCGGTCTCCCGCTGCTCCATCAGCTCCAGCTCGGCGTCCTCCAGGTCGCTCTGCCGGCGGTTCAGCGAGACCAGCTCGTGCTGGAGCGCCTCCAGCTCGCG
This genomic window contains:
- a CDS encoding bifunctional RNase H/acid phosphatase, producing the protein MAVRAVVIEADGGSRGNPGPAGYGAVIRDPETGEVLAERSESIGTATNNVAEYRGLIAGLEAAAELGAAEVEARMDSKLVVEQMCGRWQIKHPGLRPLAAQAAGLVSRFTAVRFTWVPRERNRHADALANAAMDAAASGAAPAGAGKAAAREAAVVRATGTDPATTPASWEPRPTEEATRLILVRHGETERTVQKHYSGRGDVPLTDRGRAQARASAARVAALAPSVAAVVSSPLSRCTATAEAIAAQVGNPPVRTDDDLIECDFGVWEGHTFAEVRERWAAELDAWLASTRVAPPRGESFVTVAERTGRAVDRLRSAYPGETVVVVSHVSPIKLVLRDALAAGDAFLHRLYLDTAGISVLDLYPDGGVAVRSVNDTSHLTDA
- the mctP gene encoding monocarboxylate uptake permease MctP, with translation MWRDHLTEIIVFTLLFLLVSAMGFVAARWRRPRDMAHLDEWGLGGRSFGGWITWFLVGGDLYTAYTFVAVPALIFGAGAAGFFAVPYTIVIYPLVFLVLCRLWSVSHRHGFVTPADFVRNRFGSPILALLVAITGIVATMPYIALQLVGIEAVLKTMGVTGDSALARHLPIIIAFAILAAYTYQSGLRAPALIAFVKDSLIYIVILVAVIWLPYKLGGWGAIFDAADAKFQASPAPGDGILLNQNNQIQYVTLAFGSALALFLYPHSITGVLASRNRDVIKRNMSALPAYSLLLGLIALLGYMAIAANVKPLPGAKEGTTDGNTVVPLLFDQQFPDWFAGVAYAAIGIGALVPAAIMSIAAANLFTRNIYKEYLKRDATPAQEANVSKITSLVVKVGAVACIVFLDPQFSIDLQLIGGVIILQTLPAVALGLYTRWFHRGALIAGWAAGMGLGMWMLYQIGNPATGKKHFAGSAFPLEKFGFDTPKTIYVGVVAVLVNLVVAALLTLVLRAAKVADGPDGTTPDDYFADEGDPRVTASADRADSAPEPVA
- a CDS encoding DUF3311 domain-containing protein encodes the protein MSEPEPEALDTARSRAKDKSPWNWLLFIPIVVPLIPALFNADSPRLFGFPRFYWLQLAWILLGVATTTLVYQMTKKRGDR
- a CDS encoding zinc ribbon domain-containing protein, translating into MKADPKVQRRLLDLQAIDTALAQLAHRRRSLPERAELEALARELSALEDERVRAQVAVDDLDRDIARIEKDVDQVRARKSKDEARLASGSGPARELEALQHELVSLNRRQSDLEDAELELMEQRETAQGVLDGIESWLVEARDRRAATEQRRDETLAEIAKEEDFKRTARQPLAGDLPSDLVGLYDKIREDTGMGAALLTGGRCGGCRLEMSGADLARIRKADPDDVVRCEECRRIMVRTNESGL
- a CDS encoding MarR family winged helix-turn-helix transcriptional regulator produces the protein MSGDDHTHEATLGRIETEVALLMRLGEATRRGTGTTEHRLLDRAAYVILRHLDAAGPQNVSALAARLSLDGSTVTRQVSALQRDGLISRTPDPADGRGTVISATAAGLQRMAAVRAARTRLYGDILAAWPEADRETLADMLHRLNEALDARNRRR